A genomic region of Eucalyptus grandis isolate ANBG69807.140 chromosome 5, ASM1654582v1, whole genome shotgun sequence contains the following coding sequences:
- the LOC104445500 gene encoding calcium-binding protein PBP1 translates to MPSHKGPWLDKLVNSSGFELFSTMASRNGLVFEDFFPVMVEKLGVDGFMKELGNGFNLLRDSDKGVITFESLKKNSALLGLEGMRDDELRSMLREGDLDGDGALNEKEFCVLMFRLSPELMKDSEELLEEAVVENY, encoded by the coding sequence atgccatcacacaaAGGACCCTGGTTGGATAAACTGGTGAACTCAAGTGGGTTCGAGCTATTCTCGACAATGGCGTCGCGGAACGGTCTTGTGTTTGAGGACTTCTTCCCGGTAATGGTGGAGAAGCTTGGGGTGGACGGGTTCATGAAGGAGCTGGGCAACGGCTTCAATCTGCTGAGGGACAGCGACAAGGGCGTGATCACCTTCGAGAGCTTGAAGAAGAACTCGGCGCTGCTGGGGCTGGAAGGGATGCGGGACGACGAGCTGAGGTCGATGCTGCGAGAGGGTGACCTGGACGGTGACGGGGCATTGAACGAGAAGGAGTTCTGCGTGCTCATGTTCAGGTTGAGCCCCGAGTTGATGAAGGACTCGGAGGAGCTTTTGGAGGAGGCCGTCGTCGAAAATTATTAG